From the Roseibium sp. HPY-6 genome, one window contains:
- a CDS encoding DNA polymerase Y family protein, with translation MQRRIVSLWFPRLAAERSLRANPIDAPFALTLFDRNSERVYDLCPRAEAAGLNRGMTLVHARSFCPGLLTRPADPKADQRFLRLLARWATRYCPWVGLDGLNGLFLDISGSAHLLGGEEPLLDDIRARLARAGLSARLGLASTPGAAWALARFAEGIAQPGEILPRIGPLPLPALRLTDQTCTSLERLGIATVSDLYNLPRANVARRYDPEVLRRLDQALGAIPEQISPLKEDHSFAVRMTLPEPIGLLDDVMAGAERLIGHLCEQLDTAQKGARSLKLTFRRVDQENQAVELRLARPMRDGDRILALFERGVSAVDAGYGIDMIRLEATQVEELGPRQLTPSQALEKDSLADLVTQLGNRIGLENILRFAPVDSHIPERSFKLVPAAYSMPVRAWPTRRTRPLRLFPPEPITGSGVTPPGRFRWRGRALTTLKAEGPERITPAWWEGDDDWTRGLRDYWRVATGQGQRLWLFHTPQNPGWYVQGEFG, from the coding sequence ATGCAGCGGCGCATCGTATCATTGTGGTTTCCGAGGCTGGCGGCTGAGCGTTCGCTCCGCGCCAATCCCATTGACGCGCCCTTTGCCCTGACCCTTTTCGACCGCAATTCGGAACGTGTCTATGATCTGTGCCCGCGCGCGGAAGCTGCCGGGCTCAACCGGGGCATGACGCTGGTTCATGCCAGAAGCTTCTGCCCGGGTCTTCTCACCCGGCCCGCCGATCCGAAGGCCGACCAGCGGTTCCTGCGTCTTCTGGCCCGGTGGGCAACCCGCTATTGCCCCTGGGTCGGGCTCGACGGATTGAATGGCCTCTTTCTCGACATCAGCGGGTCGGCGCATCTTCTGGGCGGCGAAGAACCGCTTCTCGATGATATCCGCGCCCGGCTTGCCCGGGCCGGTCTCAGCGCCCGGCTGGGCCTGGCATCAACGCCGGGCGCAGCCTGGGCGCTTGCCCGCTTTGCCGAAGGCATTGCCCAGCCAGGTGAGATCCTTCCCCGCATCGGCCCCCTGCCGCTGCCGGCGCTGCGCCTTACCGACCAGACCTGCACCAGCCTGGAGCGGCTCGGCATTGCCACCGTCTCCGATCTTTACAATCTCCCACGGGCCAATGTTGCAAGGCGCTACGACCCGGAGGTGCTGCGCCGTCTCGATCAGGCGCTCGGCGCCATTCCCGAGCAGATCTCGCCCCTGAAGGAAGATCACAGCTTCGCCGTACGCATGACGCTACCCGAGCCGATCGGGCTTCTGGACGACGTCATGGCCGGAGCGGAACGGCTGATCGGCCATCTGTGCGAACAGCTGGATACGGCCCAGAAGGGCGCGCGCAGCCTGAAGCTGACCTTCCGGCGCGTGGATCAGGAAAACCAGGCGGTTGAGTTGCGCCTGGCCCGGCCGATGCGCGACGGCGACCGGATCCTCGCTCTTTTCGAGCGCGGGGTCAGCGCGGTCGATGCGGGCTACGGCATCGACATGATCCGCCTGGAAGCCACGCAGGTGGAAGAACTCGGCCCCCGCCAGCTGACCCCGTCGCAAGCGCTGGAAAAAGACAGCCTTGCCGATCTCGTCACCCAGCTCGGCAACCGGATCGGGCTTGAGAACATCCTGCGCTTTGCCCCGGTCGACAGCCACATCCCGGAGCGCAGTTTCAAGCTGGTGCCGGCCGCCTACAGCATGCCGGTCCGCGCCTGGCCCACCCGGCGCACGCGCCCGTTGCGCCTGTTCCCCCCCGAGCCGATCACCGGCTCGGGCGTCACGCCGCCCGGCCGCTTCCGCTGGCGCGGCCGGGCGCTGACGACACTCAAGGCCGAGGGACCGGAGCGGATCACACCTGCGTGGTGGGAGGGCGACGACGACTGGACACGGGGCCTGCGCGACTACTGGCGCGTTGCCACCGGCCAGGGCCAGCGCCTTTGGCTGTTCCATACACCGCAGAACCCGGGCTGGTATGTGCAAGGGGAGTTCGGCTGA
- a CDS encoding error-prone DNA polymerase — translation MTSHVLPDSLHWDVPRHAELAVTSNFTFLRGASHPEELVTRAAELGLEAIAITDWNSLAGVVRAYSALKEIRRAANEEGVKIRSHSQIDSSSRQQTNEIPPLPVPEVLKLPRLIVGARLVLADSRVDFVALPTNRAAYERLSQLLTLGKRRAEKGDCHLDFQDVVKFSEGLIFIALPQGDHAPDVFSEAAKNHIRTLRQEVPGHVFLGAAPRYDGTDQDWFRTCARAAHSLATPMVAVGDVLMHHAGRRRLADVLTCMREGCTIDEIGTRALANGERRLKSAPDMARLYRHHPAALRRTVEIATRCSFDLSELSYEYPDEITDGENPQDRLERLTFEGLEMRYPAGVPEHAHQLAQKELRLIRKLNFAAYFLTVHDIIRFARSRHILCQGRGSAANSIICYALGITDVGPETITMVSERFISEHRGEPPDIDVDFEHERREEVIQYVYEKYGRHRAGLCATVIHFRTRAAIREVGKVMGLNADVTAALSGQIWGSSNSGPDDARMKELGLDLANRRVAQTVDLIREIIGFPRHLSQHVGGFVITQGRLDALCPIENAAMENRTVIEWDKDDIDALGILKVDMLSLGMLTCIRKCFDLIDTHHGQEFTLGTVPQQDTGTYDMLCKADAIGVFQVESRAQMNFLPRMLPREFYDLVIEVAIVRPGPIQGGMVHPYINRRQGKEAISFPSKELEEVLGKTLGVPLFQEQAMQIAVVAAGFTPSEADKLRRSMATFRRMGTIGQLREKFISGMLKRGYELEFAQNCFGQIEGFGEYGFPESHAAAFAMLAYVSAYLKCHFPAEFACALLNSQPMGFYAPAQIVRDAREHQVEVRPICVNTSLWDNTLERRSDGALALRLGFRQIKGMREEDADWIVAARGNGYPDTETLWLRTGVPPATLERLAEADAFAGMGLSRRDALWQVKTIRSPKPLPLFNDPIDGEAIFEPDVLLPAMHLGQEVVEDYLSTRLTLRAHPMELLRPHIPNLTPHDRLAKLTPYEARRVSVAGLVITRQRPGTASGVIFITLEDETGVSNVVVWPKMYEKYRAAVIGGRLLKVTGRLEREGIVVHLIADHIEDYSNRLALLGHPNDDILVEMTTRAEEVPVHLKSDAPKPRAMHPREQAKKLFPSRDFH, via the coding sequence ATGACCTCTCATGTCTTACCGGACAGCCTGCACTGGGACGTTCCGCGTCATGCGGAGCTGGCGGTGACATCCAACTTCACCTTCCTGCGCGGAGCCTCCCATCCGGAAGAGCTGGTGACCCGGGCCGCCGAACTCGGTCTGGAGGCGATTGCGATCACCGACTGGAATTCTCTGGCCGGGGTCGTCCGGGCCTATTCGGCGCTGAAGGAAATCAGGCGTGCGGCCAACGAGGAGGGCGTGAAGATACGCTCTCATTCCCAGATCGACTCTTCGTCCCGGCAACAGACGAACGAGATCCCGCCACTCCCCGTACCGGAGGTTCTCAAGCTGCCGCGGCTGATTGTCGGTGCGCGGCTGGTGCTTGCCGACAGCCGGGTCGACTTTGTCGCCCTGCCGACCAACCGGGCAGCTTATGAACGGCTCAGCCAGCTCCTGACCCTCGGCAAGAGGCGCGCGGAAAAGGGCGATTGCCATCTGGATTTTCAGGATGTCGTAAAATTTTCCGAAGGCCTGATCTTCATCGCCCTGCCCCAGGGCGATCATGCACCGGACGTCTTTTCTGAGGCGGCTAAGAACCATATCCGGACGCTCCGCCAGGAAGTGCCCGGCCATGTCTTTCTGGGCGCCGCACCACGCTATGACGGCACCGACCAGGACTGGTTCCGGACTTGCGCGAGAGCCGCCCATTCGCTTGCCACCCCCATGGTCGCGGTCGGCGACGTCCTGATGCATCATGCCGGGCGGCGGCGGCTTGCCGATGTGCTGACCTGCATGCGTGAGGGCTGCACCATCGACGAGATCGGAACGCGCGCACTGGCGAATGGGGAGCGCCGGCTGAAGTCGGCTCCCGACATGGCCCGGCTTTACCGGCATCACCCGGCAGCGCTCAGGCGCACCGTCGAGATCGCCACCCGCTGCAGCTTCGACCTGTCCGAACTCTCTTATGAATATCCGGACGAGATCACCGATGGAGAGAACCCGCAGGACCGGCTGGAGCGGCTGACCTTCGAAGGCCTTGAGATGCGCTATCCCGCCGGCGTGCCGGAGCATGCGCACCAGCTGGCGCAGAAGGAACTCAGACTGATCCGCAAGCTCAACTTCGCGGCCTATTTCCTGACCGTCCACGACATCATCCGCTTTGCCCGCAGCCGGCATATCCTGTGCCAGGGGCGCGGTTCGGCGGCCAATTCCATCATCTGCTACGCGCTCGGGATTACCGATGTCGGTCCGGAAACGATCACCATGGTGTCGGAACGCTTCATCTCCGAACACCGGGGCGAGCCGCCGGATATCGATGTCGATTTCGAACATGAGCGGCGCGAGGAGGTGATCCAGTATGTCTATGAGAAATACGGCCGCCACCGGGCCGGGCTCTGCGCAACCGTGATCCATTTCCGCACCCGTGCGGCGATCCGCGAGGTCGGTAAGGTCATGGGTTTGAACGCAGATGTCACGGCGGCCCTCTCCGGCCAGATCTGGGGCAGCTCCAACAGCGGGCCGGACGATGCACGCATGAAGGAACTGGGGCTGGATCTTGCCAACCGGCGGGTCGCCCAGACCGTCGACCTCATCCGCGAAATCATCGGCTTTCCCCGCCATCTCAGCCAGCATGTCGGCGGCTTCGTGATCACGCAAGGGAGGCTGGACGCGCTCTGCCCGATCGAGAATGCCGCCATGGAAAACCGCACGGTAATCGAGTGGGACAAGGACGACATCGACGCGCTCGGCATCCTCAAGGTCGACATGCTCAGCCTCGGCATGCTGACCTGCATCCGCAAGTGCTTCGACCTGATCGACACCCACCACGGGCAGGAGTTCACACTCGGCACCGTTCCACAGCAGGATACCGGGACCTACGATATGCTGTGCAAGGCCGATGCGATCGGCGTCTTCCAGGTGGAAAGCCGGGCACAGATGAACTTTCTGCCGCGCATGCTTCCGCGCGAATTCTACGATCTCGTCATCGAGGTGGCGATCGTCCGCCCCGGCCCGATCCAGGGTGGAATGGTGCATCCTTACATCAACCGCCGCCAGGGCAAGGAGGCGATCTCCTTTCCCTCAAAGGAACTGGAGGAGGTGCTCGGCAAGACGCTCGGTGTGCCGCTGTTCCAGGAACAGGCGATGCAGATTGCCGTTGTGGCTGCAGGCTTCACCCCGTCGGAAGCCGACAAGCTGCGGCGCTCCATGGCGACCTTCCGGCGCATGGGCACGATTGGCCAGCTCCGGGAGAAATTCATCTCCGGCATGCTAAAGCGCGGTTATGAGCTGGAGTTCGCCCAGAACTGTTTCGGCCAGATCGAGGGCTTCGGCGAATACGGGTTTCCCGAAAGTCACGCGGCCGCCTTTGCCATGCTTGCCTATGTTTCGGCCTATCTCAAATGCCACTTCCCTGCCGAGTTCGCGTGCGCGCTCCTGAACTCCCAGCCGATGGGGTTCTATGCCCCGGCGCAGATTGTACGCGACGCGCGCGAGCATCAGGTCGAGGTCCGGCCGATCTGCGTCAACACCAGCCTTTGGGACAACACGCTGGAGCGGCGCAGCGACGGCGCGCTGGCGCTCAGGCTCGGCTTCCGGCAGATCAAGGGCATGCGCGAGGAGGACGCCGACTGGATCGTTGCCGCGCGCGGCAACGGCTATCCGGACACCGAGACACTATGGCTTCGCACCGGCGTACCGCCGGCAACCCTTGAACGGCTGGCGGAGGCCGACGCCTTTGCCGGCATGGGGCTCAGCCGCCGGGATGCGCTGTGGCAGGTGAAGACCATCCGCAGCCCGAAACCGCTGCCGCTGTTCAACGACCCGATCGACGGGGAGGCGATCTTCGAACCGGATGTCCTGCTGCCCGCCATGCATCTGGGGCAGGAGGTGGTGGAGGATTACCTTTCCACCCGCCTGACCCTGCGCGCCCATCCGATGGAGTTGCTGCGCCCTCATATTCCGAACCTGACGCCGCACGACCGGCTGGCAAAGCTGACCCCGTATGAAGCGCGGCGCGTTTCCGTTGCCGGCCTTGTCATCACCCGCCAACGCCCCGGCACGGCCTCGGGCGTCATCTTCATCACTTTGGAAGACGAGACCGGCGTTTCCAACGTGGTGGTCTGGCCGAAGATGTACGAAAAATACCGCGCCGCCGTCATCGGCGGACGGCTTTTGAAAGTCACCGGACGGCTGGAGCGCGAAGGCATCGTCGTCCACCTGATCGCCGACCATATCGAGGACTATTCCAACCGCCTTGCCCTGCTCGGTCATCCCAATGACGACATTCTGGTCGAAATGACCACGCGTGCAGAAGAAGTTCCCGTTCATCTCAAATCAGACGCCCCGAAACCACGCGCCATGCACCCGCGCGAGCAGGCGAAAAAGCTGTTTCCGAGCCGGGATTTTCATTGA